In the Sphingomonas sp. LM7 genome, one interval contains:
- a CDS encoding type II toxin-antitoxin system RelE/ParE family toxin translates to MRLELSREAQADLDDIRDYSVAQFGVPRAIAYLDAVEQAFRRVLDFPEIGAVRPELAGVRSLGCQQHRLFYTVDGETIRIVRILHKAMDVEQWL, encoded by the coding sequence AGCCGCGAGGCTCAGGCCGATCTCGACGATATTCGCGACTATAGCGTCGCACAGTTCGGCGTCCCCCGCGCGATCGCGTATCTGGATGCAGTGGAACAGGCATTTCGTCGGGTGCTGGATTTCCCCGAAATCGGCGCAGTGCGGCCAGAGCTTGCCGGCGTTCGATCGCTTGGCTGCCAGCAGCACCGGCTTTTCTACACCGTCGATGGCGAGACGATCCGTATTGTGCGCATCCTGCACAAGGCGATGGATGTCGAGCAGTGGCTTTGA
- the thiC gene encoding phosphomethylpyrimidine synthase ThiC translates to MADIPARTEIGVTTGPIRGSKKIHVGPLGVKMREIHLDPSSLELPVRVYDTSGPYTDPQARIDIKAGLPALRRDWILGRGDVEQVAAREVRPEDNGQLGPDRSGGVEPFPNVIKRPLRAKPGANVSQMHYARRGIITPEMEYVATRENLGRERLAEYIRDGESFGASIPDYVTPEFVRDEIARGRAIIPNNINHPESEPMAIGRNFLVKINANIGNSAVASNVAAEVDKMVWSIRWGADTVMDLSTGRNIHDTREWILRNSPVPIGTVPIYQALEKVGGVAEDLTWEIFRDTLIEQAEQGVDYFTIHAGVRLGYIPMAARRVTGIVSRGGSIMAKWCLAHHKESFLYERFDEITEIMKAYDIAYSLGDGLRPGSIADANDEAQFSELYTLGELTHRAWKHDVQLMIEGPGHVPMHKIKENMTKQLEVCGEAPFYTLGPLTTDIAPGYDHITSGIGAAMIGWYGTAMLCYVTPKEHLGLPDRDDVKVGVVTYKLAAHAADLAKGHPAAQVRDNALSKARFEFRWRDQFNLSLDPDTAEEYHDQTLPAEGAKTAHFCSMCGPKFCSMQISQEVRAFATKQNQGVEGFLATGPTGAETAAASKAAALKGMEEMSKVFKETGSELYMGAGGREHD, encoded by the coding sequence ATGGCCGACATCCCCGCCCGCACCGAAATCGGCGTCACCACCGGCCCCATTCGCGGTTCGAAGAAGATCCATGTCGGCCCGCTCGGCGTGAAGATGCGCGAGATCCATCTCGATCCCAGCTCGCTCGAGCTGCCCGTCCGCGTCTACGACACCTCGGGCCCGTACACCGACCCGCAAGCCCGCATCGACATCAAGGCCGGCCTCCCCGCGCTCCGCCGCGACTGGATCCTCGGCCGCGGCGATGTCGAGCAAGTCGCCGCCCGCGAAGTCCGCCCCGAGGATAACGGCCAGCTCGGTCCCGACCGCAGCGGCGGCGTCGAGCCCTTCCCCAACGTCATCAAGCGCCCGCTACGTGCCAAGCCCGGCGCAAATGTCAGCCAGATGCACTATGCCCGTCGCGGCATCATCACCCCCGAGATGGAGTATGTCGCCACCCGCGAGAATCTCGGCCGCGAGCGCCTCGCCGAGTACATTCGCGACGGCGAGAGCTTCGGCGCGTCGATCCCCGACTACGTCACCCCCGAATTCGTTCGCGACGAAATCGCCCGCGGCCGCGCGATCATCCCCAACAACATCAACCACCCCGAATCCGAGCCGATGGCGATCGGCCGCAACTTCCTGGTCAAGATCAACGCAAACATCGGCAACAGCGCCGTCGCCAGCAACGTCGCCGCCGAAGTCGACAAGATGGTCTGGTCGATCCGCTGGGGCGCGGACACGGTCATGGACCTCTCGACCGGCCGCAACATCCACGACACCCGCGAATGGATTCTCCGGAACTCCCCCGTCCCGATCGGCACCGTCCCGATCTACCAGGCGCTCGAAAAGGTCGGCGGCGTCGCCGAGGACCTCACCTGGGAGATCTTCCGCGACACGCTCATCGAGCAGGCCGAGCAGGGCGTCGACTATTTCACCATCCACGCCGGCGTGCGCCTCGGCTACATCCCGATGGCCGCCAGGCGCGTCACCGGCATCGTCAGCCGCGGCGGCAGCATCATGGCGAAATGGTGCCTCGCGCACCACAAGGAGAGCTTCCTCTACGAGCGCTTCGACGAGATCACCGAGATCATGAAGGCGTACGACATCGCCTACAGCCTCGGCGACGGCCTGCGCCCCGGCAGCATCGCCGACGCAAACGACGAAGCCCAGTTCAGCGAGCTCTACACGCTCGGCGAGCTCACCCACCGCGCGTGGAAGCACGACGTCCAGTTGATGATCGAAGGCCCCGGCCATGTGCCGATGCACAAGATCAAGGAGAACATGACCAAGCAGCTCGAAGTCTGCGGCGAGGCGCCCTTCTACACGCTCGGGCCGCTCACCACCGATATCGCTCCCGGCTACGACCATATCACCAGCGGCATCGGCGCCGCGATGATCGGCTGGTACGGCACCGCGATGCTCTGCTACGTCACCCCCAAGGAGCATCTCGGCCTCCCCGACCGCGACGACGTCAAGGTCGGCGTGGTGACCTACAAGCTCGCCGCGCACGCCGCCGATCTCGCCAAGGGGCACCCCGCCGCGCAGGTCCGCGACAATGCCCTGTCAAAGGCCCGCTTCGAATTCCGCTGGCGCGACCAGTTCAACCTGTCGCTCGATCCCGACACCGCCGAGGAATATCACGACCAGACCCTGCCCGCCGAGGGCGCCAAGACCGCGCATTTCTGCTCGATGTGCGGGCCGAAATTCTGCTCGATGCAGATCAGCCAGGAAGTCCGCGCCTTCGCCACCAAGCAGAACCAGGGCGTCGAAGGCTTCCTCGCCACCGGCCCCACCGGCGCGGAGACGGCCGCCGCCAGCAAGGCCGCAGCGCTCAAGGGCATGGAAGAGATGAGCAAGGTGTTCAAGGAGACGGGGAGCGAGCTGTATATGGGCGCTGGTGGGCGGGAGCACGACTAG
- the rpmG gene encoding 50S ribosomal protein L33 yields the protein MAKPTTVKIKLVSTADTGFFYVTKKNPRTQTEKFSFRKYDPVVRKHVEFKEAKIK from the coding sequence ATGGCTAAGCCGACCACTGTCAAGATCAAGCTCGTCAGCACGGCGGACACGGGTTTCTTCTACGTCACGAAGAAGAATCCGCGCACGCAGACCGAGAAGTTCTCCTTCCGCAAATATGATCCCGTCGTGCGCAAGCATGTCGAGTTCAAGGAAGCCAAGATCAAGTAA
- a CDS encoding DUF2059 domain-containing protein, whose protein sequence is MLRWSVGALALAALVPAAGAGAQTAPPVAAAPEPARLVAAQALIEKFMPGDRRDAMIEQMLRPMLENMRGAMFDDAMFGDIKSDPKLSAAVDGFVKAEFERAIVLMKATMPAMMDAMARAYARRFTLDQLQSLNAFFDTPAGRAYAEQAPSLMGDPDVLAAQRMMMTQAMAGMDQRVDAFAAKVVAETGKED, encoded by the coding sequence ATGCTGCGGTGGTCTGTCGGGGCATTGGCGCTCGCCGCGCTCGTGCCTGCAGCGGGGGCCGGCGCCCAGACCGCACCGCCCGTCGCCGCAGCGCCGGAGCCCGCGCGGCTGGTCGCGGCACAGGCGCTGATCGAGAAGTTCATGCCCGGCGATCGCCGCGATGCGATGATCGAGCAGATGCTCCGGCCGATGCTCGAAAACATGCGCGGGGCGATGTTCGACGACGCGATGTTCGGCGACATCAAGTCCGATCCCAAGCTGTCGGCAGCGGTCGACGGCTTCGTCAAGGCCGAGTTCGAACGGGCTATCGTCCTCATGAAGGCGACGATGCCCGCGATGATGGATGCGATGGCGCGCGCCTATGCGCGGCGCTTCACGCTCGACCAGCTCCAGTCGCTCAACGCCTTTTTCGATACCCCGGCGGGCCGCGCCTATGCCGAGCAGGCGCCGTCGCTGATGGGCGATCCCGACGTGCTCGCCGCGCAGCGCATGATGATGACCCAGGCGATGGCGGGGATGGACCAGCGTGTCGATGCCTTCGCCGCCAAGGTCGTTGCCGAAACCGGGAAGGAAGACTGA
- a CDS encoding TMEM165/GDT1 family protein — MEVLVPAFLLALLAQIGDRPALLTAVLADRFRRPLLVALAAGIAHALGSGFAALGGALVAPMLTPEAQSLLLAIALLAGGVTGIGRPALPSRLERWRLGPFLTPMAGIFVLALGEQTQFVTFALATSGMPWFAAAGATLGALVVAVAAALLGEAGWARLPLRWFRYAASAILLIAGTIIGLGALRLTG, encoded by the coding sequence ATGGAAGTGCTCGTCCCCGCCTTTCTGCTCGCGCTGCTGGCACAGATCGGCGATCGGCCGGCGCTGCTGACGGCGGTCCTGGCCGACCGGTTTCGCCGGCCGCTGCTGGTAGCGCTCGCCGCGGGCATCGCGCATGCGCTCGGTAGCGGGTTCGCGGCACTTGGCGGGGCGCTGGTGGCGCCGATGCTGACTCCGGAGGCGCAATCGCTGCTGCTGGCGATCGCATTGCTGGCGGGCGGGGTGACCGGGATAGGGCGTCCGGCGCTGCCCAGCCGGCTCGAGCGCTGGCGGCTGGGGCCGTTCCTGACCCCGATGGCGGGCATATTCGTGCTCGCGCTGGGCGAGCAGACCCAGTTCGTCACCTTCGCGCTGGCGACGTCGGGCATGCCGTGGTTCGCCGCGGCCGGCGCGACGCTGGGCGCGCTGGTGGTGGCAGTGGCCGCGGCGCTGCTCGGCGAGGCGGGGTGGGCGCGGCTGCCGCTGCGCTGGTTCCGCTACGCGGCGTCGGCGATCCTGCTGATCGCGGGAACCATCATCGGGCTCGGTGCGCTGCGCCTGACCGGCTGA
- a CDS encoding Dps family protein, translating into MADTKAALATPTDLNRNDTKSVAEALNSALADSFTLYFKTKNFHWHVSGPHFRDYHLLLDDQAAQIYGVTDAIAERVRKTGNTTIRSIGDIARRQTIKDNDADFVSPGDMLAELRDDNLKLVESFRAVKEAAESAGDNATSGIVDEWTDQAEERAWFLFEASRKG; encoded by the coding sequence ATGGCAGACACCAAGGCCGCGCTGGCGACCCCCACCGACCTCAATCGCAACGACACCAAGAGCGTCGCCGAGGCGCTGAACAGCGCGCTGGCCGATAGCTTCACGCTGTATTTCAAGACCAAGAATTTCCACTGGCACGTCTCGGGCCCGCATTTCCGCGACTATCACCTGCTGCTCGACGACCAGGCGGCGCAGATCTACGGCGTGACCGACGCGATCGCCGAGCGCGTGCGCAAGACCGGCAACACCACGATCCGTTCGATCGGCGACATTGCGCGCCGCCAGACGATCAAGGACAATGACGCCGATTTCGTCTCGCCCGGCGACATGCTCGCCGAGTTGCGCGACGACAATCTGAAGCTGGTCGAGAGCTTCCGCGCCGTAAAGGAAGCCGCCGAGAGCGCCGGCGACAACGCGACGTCGGGCATTGTCGACGAATGGACCGACCAGGCCGAGGAGCGCGCCTGGTTCCTGTTCGAAGCCAGCCGCAAGGGCTGA
- a CDS encoding metallophosphoesterase: MIRRNPLWVIFAGGFVAVLALAGYGFAEARRDPVVREAAIVLPDWPAGAPPIRLVLLSDMHIGTAAMGPDRLARIVEQINALSPDIVLIAGDFIFGHAPGSAARLGEPMVAPLSRLRARLGVVAALGNHDHWTGADTVRALLRRAGVTVVDNSAIARGPLALGVAGDDFTGRADLAATIKAVRRLPGARLILTHSPDIAPALPSDIALLLAGHTHCGQVVLPLLGPISEVSRYGARYRCGVRREGGRTVVVTAGLGTSGGPFRLGAPPDIWLLTLGAA; the protein is encoded by the coding sequence ATGATCAGGCGCAATCCGCTATGGGTGATCTTCGCGGGCGGGTTCGTCGCCGTGTTGGCGCTCGCAGGCTACGGCTTCGCGGAGGCACGTCGCGATCCTGTCGTGCGCGAGGCTGCGATCGTCCTGCCGGATTGGCCGGCAGGCGCGCCCCCGATCCGGCTGGTGCTGCTGAGCGACATGCATATCGGCACCGCGGCGATGGGGCCCGACCGGCTTGCGCGCATCGTCGAACAGATCAATGCGTTAAGCCCGGACATCGTGCTGATCGCCGGCGATTTCATCTTCGGCCATGCTCCGGGCAGCGCCGCGCGGCTCGGTGAACCGATGGTCGCGCCCTTGTCGCGGTTGCGCGCGCGGCTTGGCGTCGTCGCGGCGCTGGGCAATCACGACCATTGGACCGGGGCGGATACGGTGCGGGCGCTGCTCCGCCGTGCCGGCGTGACCGTCGTCGACAACAGCGCCATCGCGCGCGGCCCGCTCGCGCTCGGCGTCGCCGGCGACGATTTCACCGGGCGCGCCGATCTGGCCGCGACGATCAAGGCGGTGCGCCGCCTTCCCGGCGCGCGCCTGATCCTTACGCACTCGCCCGATATCGCGCCGGCGCTCCCGTCCGACATCGCGCTCTTGCTCGCCGGCCACACCCATTGCGGTCAGGTCGTGCTGCCGCTGTTGGGGCCGATCTCCGAGGTATCGCGCTATGGCGCGCGATATCGCTGCGGGGTTCGACGCGAGGGCGGCCGCACGGTGGTGGTCACCGCCGGGCTGGGGACCAGCGGCGGCCCGTTCCGCCTCGGCGCGCCGCCCGATATCTGGCTGCTGACGCTCGGCGCAGCCTAG